A window of the Brassica oleracea var. oleracea cultivar TO1000 chromosome C1, BOL, whole genome shotgun sequence genome harbors these coding sequences:
- the LOC106302644 gene encoding cyclin-U1-1, translated as MLTIISHMMEKLVAQNEWLAKSLEPFYGLRAPIISIAKYLERIYKYTKCSPACFVVGHYTNEFYARVAGVSNRDLNKMELELLFLLEGLQLLRVILFTI; from the exons ATGCTGACTATAATATCCCACATGATGGAGAAGCTCGTCGCACAAAACGAGTGGTTGGCTAAGAGTTTGGAGCCGTTTTACGGCTTGAGAGCACCGATCATAAGTATAGCGAAGTACCTTGAGAGGATATATAAATACACAAAATGTAGCCCAGCGTGTTTCGTGGTCGG GCACTACACCAACGAGTTCTACGCTCGGGTTGCAGGTGTGAGCAACAGGGACTTGAACAAAATGGAGTTGGAGCTTCTCTTCCTACTTGAAGGGTTACAGCTTTTGAGAGTTATTCTTTTCACGATCTAA